The Cryobacterium roopkundense sequence GGGTGCCGGCAAGATCCGCGATGCGCTTCCCCCGCTCCTGGAAGCCATCAAAGCAAGCGATGCCACGCCGCTCTGGGTCACTGACCCGATGCATGGCAACGGAGTCACAACCCCGACCGGCTACAAGACGCGCCGCTTCGACGACGTCGTTGACGAGGTCAAGGGCTTTTTCGAGGCTCACCGCGCGGTAGGAACCCACCCCGGTGGAATCCACGTCGAGTTGACAGGCGACGACGTGACCGAGTGTCTGGGCGGCTCGGAGCACATTGACGAGGCTGCCCTCGCCACACGCTACGAATCCCTCTGCGACCCCCGACTCAACCACATGCAGTCCCTCGAACTGGCCTTCCTGGTCGCAGAGGAGCTCGGCCAGGCCCCGCGGGCAGGAGTGGCTCGCAACAGGGTCTAGTCGAGCCGAACAGGCGTCGAGCCCCGCACCCGTGTCTCAGGTGCGGGGCTCGACGCGTACCCGCGGACGCGGGGCGGTCACGATCCCGGCCCTAGGCCGAGAAGTTGATCTTGACGCTGCTGCCGCGCGGTACGGACTCACCGGCGCCCGGTGTGACCTTGGTGACTGTGAACAGGCCCGGCGCCGCATCCGCGAAGATGTTGTAGTCGAGCCTCAAGCTCGCGTCTTCCAGAATCTGCTTCGCCTCCGACCACGGCTTGCCGACAACATCGGGAATTTGAACGGGTTCTGGCCCGCGGGAAATGGTCAGCGTAATTGTTGCCCCGGAGCGGACGGGGCCGTCAGGTGCGGTGGACGAGACCACCCGTCCCTCCGGGACGGTGTCGCTGTAGGTTTGCTCGCCGGGTGCCGCGATGAGCCCGGCTGCCTCGAGCGTCTGGGTGGCATCGGCAACTGTCTCGCCGGAAACGCTCGGGATGGGGCCGAGAGATACCACGAGGTCTACGGGGAGCCCCTGAAAGTAGTCCCCACCCTGCGAGACGTCTCCGTCATCACTGGCCCGTGTCGCGGAAATGACGGTTCCGGACGCGACGGAATCGTCGAAGACTGGGTCCACTCCACCCACCTCGGCCTGCAGCTCGGTGATCTCAGCGGTTGCAGCCTCCTGGCTGAGGCCGGTCAGTGGGGGCAGAGTGATGGGCTGCAGGCCCAGCGAGACGATGATCGTCACGACGCTGTCTTTGGCAACCCGTTTGCCCGCTCCAGGGTCTGTGGACACGACCACGCCTTCGGGCACGTCGGCACTGTAGGCGGTCGTCTGGTCGGACGCCAGACCGACGGCAGTGAGCTGAGCGACAGCGTCGCCGGGGCTGAGCGTTGCCACGGCGGGAATCGCGATGTCGGAGCCTGGACCGGAACCGAAATACCACCCGGTGCCCCCCAGAGCCGAGGCGATCAGGATGACCAGTGCGAAGAGCCAGAAGCCACGGCCTTTTCGACGGCGGGCCTTGGTGGTGAGTCGGGCGCTGTTGTCGGGCTGCCGCGGGCCGACGCCGGTGGCGGTGAGCGGACCGAGCACGTTGGTGGGTGGGGTGCCGCCGAGAATCTGCGTTTCGGCGTTTGCGGTGGCAGCGGACAGGTTGGGCAACATCATCGTAGGTTGCAGCGCCGTGGGTTGCAGTGCGGTGGGCTGGGCCGACGGATCGGAGTGGCCGCGACCGGCGAGGAGCTGGTCGAGCATCACGCGAGCGTCCCGGGGGCGCTGCTCCGGATCGCGAGCCGTAGCCCACTGCACGAGCTCGTCAAGGTCCTGCGGTGTCGAGGGAACCTTGCTGCTGGGCCGCGGCACGGTGTCGTTGGCGTGCTGGTAGGCGATCTGCATCGGAGCCTCGCCCACGTAGGGCTGTTCGCCCGTGAGCATTTCGAACGTCATGATTCCGAGCGCGTAGATGTCGCTGCGGGCATCCGCAATTCCCCGGGTCACGAGTTCCGGGGAGAGGTAGGCGATGGTGCCCAGCAGTGCTTGGCCGGTCGCTGTGTTGTTGTTCACGGCGCGAGCGAGGCCGAAGTCGCTGATCTTGATCCGGCCGTCGTCGGCGAGCAGCACGTTTTCCGGCTTGACGTCCCGGTGCACGATTCCGGCTTTGTGAGCCGCGGCGAGCCCGCTGAGCACTGCCTCCAGAATATCCACGGTCTGCTCTGGTGTGAGCTTGCCGTAGTCCTTCAGCAGATCCCTCAGGGTGATACCCGGAAGGTATTCCATGACGAGGTAGGCGGCATCGGCGTCCTGGCCCTGATCGAAGACGTTCACAACGTTGGGGTGCGCCAGGCGCGCAGCGGAACGCGCTTCCTGGATGAATCTGCTCTTGAAGGCGTTGTCATCGGCCAGATGGCCGTGCATGATCTTTATCGCGACCCGACGCTCGAGGCGCAGGTCGGTGGCAAGGTAGACCGTCGCCATGCCGCCGCGAGCGATTCGGGAGCGCACCTGATACCGGCCATCTATCAGACGGCCGATCATCTGGTCGGTCGGGGTTTCACTCACTCGTCGAGTCTAGAGAAGCCCGACGGCAACATCCTGCTAGAACGCCGCGCGCCGCCGCAACACTCCCGGTCTAACCGAGCTGGCCGAGCCACGATCGGGCGGAGATCTCCCATTTCGCGTAGTGGTTCGGGAAGGCCGAAATCTGCACTGCCTGGGCAGCATCCGTCACGGTCATGGACTCCCAGCCCGGAATTTCGAGCAGGCCACGGGTGACCCCGGTATTGGGGTTGCTGCTGCCCCCGAAGAATGCCAAGGTTGCGCGGGTCGGATCCATGACTTGCTCGGGTGTGCCCCAGCCAAAGCTCGGGCGCTGCTGGAACAAACCCAGGGAATCCCGATCTCCGTAGTCCACATTCTTGAGACCCGATTCCTGAGCGGCAGCAGCCAGAGCAATGACGAGCCCGTAATCGGAGACGCCGATGGAACGACCGACGGCCACAATGGTGGAGGCGTTCTGCCGCATCTCGGACGTCAGGGGAGTGACGGCGTCCGCGCGCTCGGCTGCAGCCAGTGCCGCGGGGGAAGGAATCGTCAGCACCTGGCCGGGGTAAATCATGCTGGACCAGCCGAGACCGTTGGCGTCCAGCACATCCTGCACTGTCACGCCGGCTGTGGCGGCGACGGCACTGATGGTGTCTCCGCTCGCTATCGTGTATTCGGATGCCGCTGGAGCGGACTCCACAACCATCGGCGTGATGAAGGCGGCTGGCACAATCTGTGCGGTTTCCGCGACGGGCAGCACGATGGACTGGCCGGGGTAGATCACGCTGCTGCGCTCCAGGCCGTTCGCGCTCAATACCGCATCGGTTGACAACCCGTTGGCGGCCGCAATGCCGCCTATAGTGTCGCCGCTCTGCACAGTGTGCGCGGCCGCCGGGGAGGAAGCCGTGGCGGGAGCGCTGGGCGCGGATGGGGCCGTGAGGTTCAGAACTTGGCCCGGAAAGATCAATGCTGCCGAATCGAGGCCGTTCAGGGAGAGCACGGCGGACGTCGTGAGGCCGAAACGCGCGGCAATGCCGCTGACAGTGTCGCCGTCAGCGACCGAATACTGTGCGGGGACAGCTTCTGTAGCAGCGGCCGCCACGTGCGCAGTCGCGCTTCGCAGCCCGGTGTCGTGTGCCGTGGCTTCGGCGAATCGCGGATTGAGTGGCTTCTTAACGTCGGCCGCGTGGGCGGGCGCCGCCAAGTTCAGGCTGATGGCCAGTGTGCCTACCAGAACGATGGGAACAGTCAGTAGCGCACTCCGGCCCCGTCGCTCGTCCGGTTGTGTGCGCCGAATGCTATCGGCTGCAGTCGGTGCGCCGGTCGCGCCAGCGAGTGTGTTCACCTCAGTCGACATGGAACTCCTGTTCATTAGTACCCCAAGCCCCGGTCCGAGGTTGACACAGATGATTACTTGAGTCAATCAGTGTGGCAGATGTGACGTTCACCACACGTGTCATCCACTGCGTGTCATTTTGCGAGTTCGCGGAATCATGGGAGGATTAAAGCGTGACTGAAGAGTTTTCAGAGCCCGAGTGGCTCACTATCCCTGACCTTGTTGATCTGCTCGGACTGACTCAGTCTCGAGTGCGGCAGCTTATTGACGACAATCACCTGCTCGCCATTCGCCGCAACGGCGTATTGCAGGTGCCGGCCGACTTCCTGCGGGATCGAGCCCCACTGCCCGAATTGCGCGGGACCATCTTCGTTCTCAATGACGATGGGTTCACGACCGAACAGGCGATGAGCTGGCTGCTTGACGTCGACGACAGCCTCGGCGTGTCTCCCATTGCTGCCCTCCGCGCGGGGCGCAAGGCCGAGGTGCGCCGGGTCGCCCAAGCGTTGGCCTAGGCGCCGTCAGAAGGCTCGCCGGGCGACCTTTTCGGCGAGCATCCTGAGCTCTGACATGGCCGAGTCGGCCAGCAGGGCGGCGTCGAGAACCGCGGTAGCCTCCGCGAGCTGGTGCGTAATCAGGGCCTCGACACGATCGACGGCACCGCTCCCCGCAATGATGCCCTGCAGCTTCTCGATCTGGTGCGCCGTGAGGTTCGGGTCGCCGAGGTTGTCATCGAGGAATCGGCGGCTCCCGCCGTCCAGGTTCTCACGGGCCAGAGCAACGAGGACGGTCCGTTTGCCCTCCCTGAGATCGTCGCCGCTGGGCTTGCCGGTCAGGGACGAATCGCCGAAGACGCCCAGCAGATCGTCCCTGAGCTGATAGGCCAGGCCGAGGGGCAGACCGAACCTGCGCAGAGACTCCAACTGCTCGGGGGTCCCGCCTGCCAGAGCGGCTCCGATCACGAGTGGTGCGAGCACGCTGTAGCGAGCCGACTTGAACTCGATGACCCGCATGGCTCTCTCCAGCAATTCATCCTCCCGGGAGGTACGCCACGCGCGTTCCTCCAGGATGTCGAGATATTGTCCCGCAGTGACTTCGGTACGCATGAGATTGAATTCCCGTCGGGCGAACCGAGCCGCGCTCGGATCTCGGAGCCCTGCCAGCCCCTCGTCGAGGAGCTCGTCGCTCCAGCCCAGTAGCAGGTCGCCCAGCAGAATCGCCGACGCTCGGCCGAATTCGACCGGGCCGCCCGCCCAGTTCTCAGACCGATGCAGATTCTCAAAGAGCCGATGAGCGGATGCCGCACCGCGACGAGTGTCGGAATTGTCGATGATGTCGTCGTGCACGAGAGCCGCCGCGTGGAAGATCTCGAGCGCCGCCGCGGCGGACACGATGGGTGCGAGATCCACATCGTGGGGTGGGCCGGCAGTGGGGACCCCGTCGGAACCGCCGCCGGGCGTCACACTTCTCCATCCCCAGTAACAAAAGAGTGCCCGGAATCGCTTGCCACCGCTGAGAAATTGCCGAGAAAAGGCCACTAGTGGCGTCAAATCGGAGCTGATCAGGGACACAATTGGAGCGCGGGTAAAGAGGAATTCGTCGATGCGGGATTGAACCAGATCTATCAGATGATTGCTTTCGGACACCTGCCTAGCCTAGTCATCCTGACAGGGCTAGAATTGGGATTCAACCCGCTCGATCCCGAAATTGGAGGGAATGAGATGCCGCTTTCTGAACAAGAGCAGCGACTCCTTGAAGAGATGGAGCGCAGCCTCTATCACAACGATGCAGACTTTGTCGCAAGCGTAGGCGCTTCACGCCTGCGACCCAACTACCGTTCGATCGCCATCGGCGTCCTTCTAGCGGTGGTGGGCATTGTCGCCCTCATCGCAGGGGTGGCCCTGCAACTGTTGTGGCTGGGCATCGTGGGGTTCGTGGTGATGTTTACCGGGGTGCTGCTCGCATTGTCGCCGGGCAAGGCAATGAAGGGCATGTCGACGCCCGCAGATCCCGGCCGCCGCCCCACGCAGGCACGCTCGGACCAGGGCTTCATGGACAAGCTCAACGATCGCTGGGACCGTCGCCAGGACGGTCAGTAGCTAGGACGGTCAGTAGCTAGGACGGTCGTTCGCTCCATCTCCACGACGCTTCACTCTCCACCACACACGCGCATTGAAAAGGGCTGATCTTCGGATCGGCCCTTTTTTTGTGCCCAAAATCCGACCGTGTAACGATCAGATGCTCCCTTTTCCTCCACTCCTGAATGCCTTGTAATTATTGGTATGCAGCGGAAAATATTCCAATAATGGTGCCAATCTTCACGTTTTGTGGGGGACAGTGGAGTAAAGTGGAGTGACACTTGAATCCGGCCGGCAGAGAAGGGGTGATGCATGTTCCTTGGTACCTACGCCCCCAAGCTCGACGAAAAGGGACGCGTCATCCTCCCCGCGAAGTTCAGGGAAGAGCTGTCCACTGGAGTCGTCATGACTCGTGGTCAGGAGCACTGCATCTACGTGTTCAGCGCTCGGGAATTCGAGGATCTGCACGACAAGATTCGCCAGGCTCCCGTCACGAGCAAGCAGGCACGCGACTACCTGCGGGTGTTCCTGTCCGGCGCGAGCTCCGAAACACCCGACAAACAAAATCGGGTCACAATTCCAGCCAATCTCCGCAGCTATGCGGGCCTCGATCGTGAGCTGACCGTCATTGGTGCCGGTAGCCGCGTTGAGATTTGGGACAGCGAGGCCTGGGCCACATATCTGGCCGAGCAGGAATCCTCATACGCCAACACGACGGAGGAGGTGATTCCGGGACTTTTCTAGCCCCTGGCGCCTGACTCCCAGCCGTTCATGCCCTGACACACTTCCCCGGTGCCAGGAAAGAATGGATGGGGATCAGGCATCAGGGACCAGCCCGGCATTATGGCCATAAACGACATTCATACCCCGGTGCTCCTTGAGCGGTGCATCGAGCTGCTGACGCCGGGGCTGGCAGCGCCCGGTGCCGTTCTTGTGGACGCCACCCTCGGAATGGCGGGGCACGCTGAAGCTTTTCTGCAGCGTTTTCCCGGACTGGTTCTCGTCGGTCTCGACCGCGACCCCGACGCTCTCGCGATTGCGCGGGAACGGCTGGCCCCGTTCCACGATCGCGTGCACCTGGTCCATACCGTCTACGACGGCATCCAGGATGCCCTGCACAGCCTCGGGATCGAGGAGGTGCAGGGCGTTCTCTTCGACCTCGGTGTGTCCTCGCTGCAGATAGACCGTGTCGAACGGGGATTTTCGTATTCCAAGGACGCCCCGCTCGACATGCGCATGGACAGCACCTCTGAGCTGACCGCAGAAGTGATCCTGGCGACCTACAGCGAACAGGACCTGCGCCGCATCTTTCAGGACTACGGCGAGGAAAAGCTCTCCGCGCGATACGCGAAAGCCATTGTCGCGGCCCGTGAAGAGGCACCGTTCGTTCGATCGGCCCAGCTGGTTGACGTGATCACGACAGCAACACCCGTCGTCGTGCAGCGCATGGGACACCCGGCGAAGCGGGTCTTCCAGGCCCTGCGGATCGAGGTGAACCAGGAGCTCTCGGTGCTCGAGCGCGCCATCCCCGCGGCACTGGACGCTGTCGGCGTGGGTGGCCGCATCGTCGTGATGGCCTACCAATCCCTCGAGGACCGCATCGTCAAGCGTGCCCTCGCAGCGGCGTCGGGGTCAACGGCCCCGGTTGGGCTGCCCATCGAGCTGCCGGAACACAAACCGGTCTTCAGACTTCTCATTCGTGGAGCCGAGCTGGCCTCCGAAGCAGAAAAAGCGGACAACCCGCGTGCAACACCCGTGCGGCTGCGAGCTGCAGAGCGATTGAGGAGAGCCGGATGAGAGACAATCTTGCACGTGTACCGCTGGCGGCCGAACCGCAGCGTCAGAGCGAGGCGACCCACGTCGCACGTCGCTTTGAAATCGTGGCCCCCGATGCGAGGCGACGTCCGCGACCTCGAATCTTCTATGCCTTCACCGCGATCGCCGGAGTGGGGGCGATCATCGTCGCGCAGCTCCTGCTCAGCGTCGGAATCTCGCAGGGCGCCTACGAGATTTCGACCCTGCAGTCCAACCAGTCCGAGCTGACCCGCACCACTGCCAGCGTCAATGAGGACCTCGTGCGCGTCTCCTCCCCGCAGAGCCTTGCGGCGAACGCCGAGGCGCTGGGCATGGTGAGTAACTCCAATCCAGTGTATCTGCGCCTGTCCGACGGCGCGGTACTCGGCGCTCCCAGCTCGGCTTCAGGTTCCCAGGCCGGTTCGGCGAGCCTCGTTCCAAATGCACTGCTCGGAGATAACATCGTGCTCAGCCAGGTGCCCGCGGGCGCCGCCGGAACCGGTGTCGCAGCGGGGGCAATCGCCCCAGAATCGGCTCCGGTCGTCGCTGTGACGAGTGCGCCCGTTGTACCGGCAGGTTTGCCGTCTCCCACTACCCGTTAGCGATACCCAACGGCGAAACCGTCACGTCAGACTGTGGAGCACGACAGCACGACCAGCACGACCAGACAGCACGACCAGACAGCACGACCAGACAGCACGACCAGACAGCATGACCAGACAGCATGTGTGCGGCCTGTGGCCGAGGTAAGGAACTTAGCGTGGCGAAACGAACGGCACAGGGCAGACTGATCAGCAGCCGTTCCGATCGGCGGCGGGTCGCGGGCACGATAGTCGTGCTGATGCTCGTGATCTCGGTCTTCGTCGTGAAACTCGTCGACATTCAGGTCGTCCGCGCAGAGGCTCTCACCGCCGACTCGGTGGGAAACCGTTCCGTAGACCAAACCGTCTACGGAACCCGGGGGGGCATCGTGACTGAGGGCGGTGTCGTGCTCGCCGACTCTGTCATGCGCTATGACATCACGGTGTCCCCGAGAAACGTCGCCACGTTCACACGCGCGATCGCGGAGAGCGACAAGCGAGCCGAGGTCACTGTCGCGCAGGCTGCCGCAGAGCTCGGCGCGATCACCGGACAGACCGGGGACGCCATCCAGCTCATCATCGCCGAAGCCCTCGCTGCCAACCCGAATTCAGACTTTGCGTACATCACCAAACAGGTGGACGTGGACGCCCTCCGGGCGATCAACGAACTGGACATTCCCTGGCTGTACCCCAGAACGCATCCGAGCCGGGAATACCCGAATGGTGCCGTCGCTGGAAACCTCATCGGGTTTGTGTCAGGGGAAGGGAAGGCTCAAGCGGGCCTCGAGCTCGGCCAGGATGCCTGTCTCGCCAGCCGAGACGGCACTGAGACATACCAAAAAGGGGCCGACGGCGTGCGAATCCCGGGTAGTAGCGTCACGACGGCACAGGCCGTCGACGGCGGGGATGTTGTGTTGTCGATCGACTCCGACCTGCAATTCTTTGTGCAGCAGACGCTCGCCGCCCGGGCCCAGGAAACCGGCGCGGCGTGGGGTACTGTCGTCGTGCAGGACGCTAAGACCGGCAAACTTCTTGCGGTGGCCGACTATCCCTCTGTAGATCCGAACAACGTCGGAGGAACGGCGAACCCTGAAGACCGTGGATCACGTGCATTCACCGACTCCTTCGAACCCGGGTCCACGTTCAAGGCACTCACCGCGGCATCCGTTCTGGACGCCGGCGTCGCAGATCTGAACACCGAGGTCCTGGCACCGTATCGCTACCTGCCGGAAAACGGGGCCAATATCAACGACAGCCACCAGCACCCCGATCAGAACATGACGCTGTCCGATGTGCTGATTGACTCCTCGAACACGGGCATGTCCAAGTTCGGCGAGATGCTGACCAACGAGCAACGCTTCGACTACATGACAAAGTTCGGCGTGGGCACAGCCACCGATGCCGGATTCCCGCGGGAGGATTCCGGCATCCTGCATCCGTGGAAGGACTGGGACGCCCAAACCCAGTACGCGACCATGTTCGGCCAGGGCCTGACCACGACCGCACTCCAGGTGGCGAGCATGTACCAAACCATCGCCAACGACGGGGTGCACATGCCCGTCCAGCTCGTTGAGGGTTGCCGCCACGAGGACGGCACTGTGACCAACCAGCCGGATTCGACGGGGAGTCGCGTCCTGTCCGAGAAGGCGGCGAACGATACCTCCGATGTTCTCGAGATGGTCTACAGCGACAGCTGGGTGCATAGCATGTGGAATATTCCCGGTTATCGGGTGGCCGCGAAAACGGGTACCGCCCAGATGCCGAACGGGCAGGGTGGCTACTCAAAGGGCTACCTGGTGTCTGTCTCGGGGTTTGCCCCCGCGGACGATCCCCAATACGTCGTTTCGGTGAGCCTCGCCGACCCTGTTAAACTGAATACGTCCGCCGCACCCGCTCCGATCTTCCAGGAGGTCATGAGCCAGGTGT is a genomic window containing:
- the mraZ gene encoding division/cell wall cluster transcriptional repressor MraZ, which gives rise to MFLGTYAPKLDEKGRVILPAKFREELSTGVVMTRGQEHCIYVFSAREFEDLHDKIRQAPVTSKQARDYLRVFLSGASSETPDKQNRVTIPANLRSYAGLDRELTVIGAGSRVEIWDSEAWATYLAEQESSYANTTEEVIPGLF
- a CDS encoding peptidoglycan D,D-transpeptidase FtsI family protein produces the protein MAKRTAQGRLISSRSDRRRVAGTIVVLMLVISVFVVKLVDIQVVRAEALTADSVGNRSVDQTVYGTRGGIVTEGGVVLADSVMRYDITVSPRNVATFTRAIAESDKRAEVTVAQAAAELGAITGQTGDAIQLIIAEALAANPNSDFAYITKQVDVDALRAINELDIPWLYPRTHPSREYPNGAVAGNLIGFVSGEGKAQAGLELGQDACLASRDGTETYQKGADGVRIPGSSVTTAQAVDGGDVVLSIDSDLQFFVQQTLAARAQETGAAWGTVVVQDAKTGKLLAVADYPSVDPNNVGGTANPEDRGSRAFTDSFEPGSTFKALTAASVLDAGVADLNTEVLAPYRYLPENGANINDSHQHPDQNMTLSDVLIDSSNTGMSKFGEMLTNEQRFDYMTKFGVGTATDAGFPREDSGILHPWKDWDAQTQYATMFGQGLTTTALQVASMYQTIANDGVHMPVQLVEGCRHEDGTVTNQPDSTGSRVLSEKAANDTSDVLEMVYSDSWVHSMWNIPGYRVAAKTGTAQMPNGQGGYSKGYLVSVSGFAPADDPQYVVSVSLADPVKLNTSAAPAPIFQEVMSQVLKKYRAVPSGDPAPVLPTSR
- the pknB gene encoding Stk1 family PASTA domain-containing Ser/Thr kinase, yielding MSETPTDQMIGRLIDGRYQVRSRIARGGMATVYLATDLRLERRVAIKIMHGHLADDNAFKSRFIQEARSAARLAHPNVVNVFDQGQDADAAYLVMEYLPGITLRDLLKDYGKLTPEQTVDILEAVLSGLAAAHKAGIVHRDVKPENVLLADDGRIKISDFGLARAVNNNTATGQALLGTIAYLSPELVTRGIADARSDIYALGIMTFEMLTGEQPYVGEAPMQIAYQHANDTVPRPSSKVPSTPQDLDELVQWATARDPEQRPRDARVMLDQLLAGRGHSDPSAQPTALQPTALQPTMMLPNLSAATANAETQILGGTPPTNVLGPLTATGVGPRQPDNSARLTTKARRRKGRGFWLFALVILIASALGGTGWYFGSGPGSDIAIPAVATLSPGDAVAQLTAVGLASDQTTAYSADVPEGVVVSTDPGAGKRVAKDSVVTIIVSLGLQPITLPPLTGLSQEAATAEITELQAEVGGVDPVFDDSVASGTVISATRASDDGDVSQGGDYFQGLPVDLVVSLGPIPSVSGETVADATQTLEAAGLIAAPGEQTYSDTVPEGRVVSSTAPDGPVRSGATITLTISRGPEPVQIPDVVGKPWSEAKQILEDASLRLDYNIFADAAPGLFTVTKVTPGAGESVPRGSSVKINFSA
- a CDS encoding LysM peptidoglycan-binding domain-containing protein — its product is MSTEVNTLAGATGAPTAADSIRRTQPDERRGRSALLTVPIVLVGTLAISLNLAAPAHAADVKKPLNPRFAEATAHDTGLRSATAHVAAAATEAVPAQYSVADGDTVSGIAARFGLTTSAVLSLNGLDSAALIFPGQVLNLTAPSAPSAPATASSPAAAHTVQSGDTIGGIAAANGLSTDAVLSANGLERSSVIYPGQSIVLPVAETAQIVPAAFITPMVVESAPAASEYTIASGDTISAVAATAGVTVQDVLDANGLGWSSMIYPGQVLTIPSPAALAAAERADAVTPLTSEMRQNASTIVAVGRSIGVSDYGLVIALAAAAQESGLKNVDYGDRDSLGLFQQRPSFGWGTPEQVMDPTRATLAFFGGSSNPNTGVTRGLLEIPGWESMTVTDAAQAVQISAFPNHYAKWEISARSWLGQLG
- the rsmH gene encoding 16S rRNA (cytosine(1402)-N(4))-methyltransferase RsmH, which codes for MAINDIHTPVLLERCIELLTPGLAAPGAVLVDATLGMAGHAEAFLQRFPGLVLVGLDRDPDALAIARERLAPFHDRVHLVHTVYDGIQDALHSLGIEEVQGVLFDLGVSSLQIDRVERGFSYSKDAPLDMRMDSTSELTAEVILATYSEQDLRRIFQDYGEEKLSARYAKAIVAAREEAPFVRSAQLVDVITTATPVVVQRMGHPAKRVFQALRIEVNQELSVLERAIPAALDAVGVGGRIVVMAYQSLEDRIVKRALAAASGSTAPVGLPIELPEHKPVFRLLIRGAELASEAEKADNPRATPVRLRAAERLRRAG
- a CDS encoding polyprenyl synthetase family protein, encoding MSESNHLIDLVQSRIDEFLFTRAPIVSLISSDLTPLVAFSRQFLSGGKRFRALFCYWGWRSVTPGGGSDGVPTAGPPHDVDLAPIVSAAAALEIFHAAALVHDDIIDNSDTRRGAASAHRLFENLHRSENWAGGPVEFGRASAILLGDLLLGWSDELLDEGLAGLRDPSAARFARREFNLMRTEVTAGQYLDILEERAWRTSREDELLERAMRVIEFKSARYSVLAPLVIGAALAGGTPEQLESLRRFGLPLGLAYQLRDDLLGVFGDSSLTGKPSGDDLREGKRTVLVALARENLDGGSRRFLDDNLGDPNLTAHQIEKLQGIIAGSGAVDRVEALITHQLAEATAVLDAALLADSAMSELRMLAEKVARRAF
- a CDS encoding Rv2175c family DNA-binding protein, with product MTEEFSEPEWLTIPDLVDLLGLTQSRVRQLIDDNHLLAIRRNGVLQVPADFLRDRAPLPELRGTIFVLNDDGFTTEQAMSWLLDVDDSLGVSPIAALRAGRKAEVRRVAQALA
- a CDS encoding DUF3040 domain-containing protein; its protein translation is MNQIYQMIAFGHLPSLVILTGLELGFNPLDPEIGGNEMPLSEQEQRLLEEMERSLYHNDADFVASVGASRLRPNYRSIAIGVLLAVVGIVALIAGVALQLLWLGIVGFVVMFTGVLLALSPGKAMKGMSTPADPGRRPTQARSDQGFMDKLNDRWDRRQDGQ